AACCAGGAACCCTTGTCACCATTGGCATGGAAATATTTGTCGCCAAACTCGGGTTATTATTTTTGTTTATTCCAAACGCGCCTTCCCTTTTACCAGCAAATACACGAGCATATTGGTGTGGGTGAAGACAGCCAACAAAAAAGTTAAAAATGGGGTCCAGCGCAAGTTTTCAAATAAACCAGTTTTTATACGCCGCATCAAAAAATGCCAATCGACAACACATCAGACCACTACCCGGTCAAAGCTGCGGTACCGGACAGCTTCGGCCACGTGTTCGGCCGTTATTTCCTCGTTTCCTTCCAGGTCAGCGATGGTACGGGCAATCTTAAGTATCCGGTCATGAGCCCGTGCACTCAAACCAAGACTCTGAAAAGCGCCCTGCAAAAGCTTTCTGGCTTCTCCGCGAACAGCGCAGTACTTCCTAATATCTTTCGCTTTCATAAAAGCATTGCAGGTGATGCCGCTGCCGTCAAACCGTTCCAGCTGCCTTTGTCTGGCCCTGACCACCCTTTCCCTGATCAGGACCGAGGATTCTTCGGGTCGATCACTGTTCAGTTCCTGGAAGGCCACGCGCGGTATTTCCAGGTGGATATCGATCCTGTCCAGCAAAGGACCGGAGAGCTTGCTCCGGTACTTGTTAACCTGGTAAGGCGTGCAGGTGCACTCCTTGGTAGGGTCACCGAAATACCCGCAGTAACAGGGATTGGCCGCCCCGACCAGCTGGAACCTGGCTGGATAGGTCATGGCCGACGTAACCCGGGAAATGGTTACAACCCGGTCTTCCATGGGCTGGCGCAGCGATTCCAGGACTTCCCGGCGGTATTCGGGAAGCTCGTCTAAAAAGAGAACTCCATGCGTGGAAAGAGTGATCTCTCCCGGCCTGGGAATCTGCCCCCCGCCTATTAAACTGGCCAGTGAGGAGCTGTGATGTGGGGAACGAAAAGGCCGCGCCGTGACAAGAGGCATTTCTTTGGTGAGCAGCCCGGCTATGCTGTAAATTTTGCTCACCTCCAGAGCTTCTTCAATGGTAAGCGGCGGTAAAATCGAGGGCAGGCACCTGGCCAGCATGCTTTTGCCGGAACCCGGCGCCCCGATCAGCAAGATGTTATGACCGCCGGCAGCGGCCACTTCCAGGGCCCTTTTGGCCATATTCTGACCTTTTACCTCGCTGAAATCCGGACCGGCAGAAGGCAAATTCTGCAGGTAGTCTGACAAGCTTATTTTTTCCAGGGGCTTGTAACTGCCTTCGCCCTCCAAAAAGTCCTTCACTTCGGCAAGGGTTGCAAAAACATATGTATCCAAAGGCGTTAATGCGGCTTCCCCGCTGTTGTTCACCGGAATAAC
Above is a window of Peptococcaceae bacterium DNA encoding:
- a CDS encoding YifB family Mg chelatase-like AAA ATPase; the encoded protein is MLARVYSCTTVGMDPHLIEVEVDVSAGLPCLEIVGLPDTTVRESKERVRTAIKNSGFEFPPRRIIVNLAPADIKKEGPGFDLPIAVGILAATRQLKAVSLEKHVLVGELSLGGRLRPVAGILPMALYLAEQSNKAFVIPVNNSGEAALTPLDTYVFATLAEVKDFLEGEGSYKPLEKISLSDYLQNLPSAGPDFSEVKGQNMAKRALEVAAAGGHNILLIGAPGSGKSMLARCLPSILPPLTIEEALEVSKIYSIAGLLTKEMPLVTARPFRSPHHSSSLASLIGGGQIPRPGEITLSTHGVLFLDELPEYRREVLESLRQPMEDRVVTISRVTSAMTYPARFQLVGAANPCYCGYFGDPTKECTCTPYQVNKYRSKLSGPLLDRIDIHLEIPRVAFQELNSDRPEESSVLIRERVVRARQRQLERFDGSGITCNAFMKAKDIRKYCAVRGEARKLLQGAFQSLGLSARAHDRILKIARTIADLEGNEEITAEHVAEAVRYRSFDRVVV